One window from the genome of Artemia franciscana chromosome 12, ASM3288406v1, whole genome shotgun sequence encodes:
- the LOC136033499 gene encoding uncharacterized protein LOC136033499 gives MIDYIIVSQRWRSSISNCRTYRSAEIGNTEHRLVVANMRLRLQAQRSQPRPTKIDVSRLSDQEIRSKYAIDVSNHFDALLPFESSEDAWISFKKNVLESATANIGRAKRAKKAWVQFDTLDVIEQRRKARLLGDMPTYRRLNGVRNKLIQRDKKLFVERKAIELEGAAMKGDVGSLYKHLRDLSSDKAPSVASVVSADGQPLSDEAAQVSRWKDHFSSLLHADTVAQTDQELACLAASTQEVPSNEPETSFTTAEIHSALKRLTNNKAAGVCRVSAELLKYAGPAMLLWLQMLLSVVWRTEWVPKDWRLGIILPLWKRKGSKSICSNYRGITLLSVPGKLFAMTLLDRCTSILRRKRRVQQAGFMPGRSTVEQIFTMRQLIEKTRENSGGTHTWPS, from the coding sequence ATGATCGACTATATCATTGTCTCACAGAGATGGAGATCCTCGATTAGTAACTGCAGGACGTACAGGTCAGCCGAGATTGGTAACACTGAACATCGCCTCGTTGTAGCTAATATGCGACTGAGGCTCCAAGCCCAGCGCTCGCAACCTAGACCGACCAAGATTGATGTCTCTCGTCTCTCCGATCAAGAGATACGGTCCAAGTATGCCATTGATGTCTCGAACCACTTCGACGCACTCCTGCCATTTGAAAGTTCTGAGGACGCATGGATCTCGTTTAAGAAGAATGTCCTGGAGTCAGCGACCGCAAATATTGGCAGGGCGAAGCGTGCTAAGAAAGCGTGGGTTCAGTTCGATACGCTTGACGTCATTGAGCAGAGACGCAAGGCAAGGCTTCTGGGCGACATGCCGACCTACAGGCGCCTCAATGGTGTCCGCAACAAGCTGATACAGCGAGACAAGAAACTGTTTGTGGAAAGGAAGGCAATCGAGCTGGAGGGCGCAGCCATGAAAGGGGACGTCGGGAGCCTCTACAAGCACCTCCGTGACCTCTCAAGCGACAAAGCCCCCTCAGTTGCATCTGTTGTCTCTGCGGACGGCCAGCCACTTAGTGACGAGGCCGCTCAGGTCAGTCGATGGAAAGACCACTTCTCAAGTCTCCTCCATGCCGATACTGTAGCACAGACTGACCAGGAACTCGCATGCCTAGCTGCCAGCACTCAGGAAGTGCCGTCAAATGAACCAGAGACTTCCTTCACGACAGCAGAAATCCACTCTGCTTTGAAACGTCTAACGAATAACAAAGCGGCAGGCGTATGCAGAGTATCCGCTGAGCTCCTGAAGTATGCTGGACCGGCGATGTTACTTTGGCTGCAAATGCTACTTTCCGTGGTGTGGCGCACAGAATGGGTCCCGAAGGACTGGCGACTTGGCATAATCCTGCCCCTTTGGAAGAGAAAGGGGAGCAAGAGCATCTGCTCTAATTACAGAGGTATAACCCTTCTCTCAGTCCCTGGAAAGCTCTTTGCCATGACCCTGCTAGACAGATGCACGAGTATCCTCCGAAGAAAAAGGAGAGTTCAGCAGGCCGGATTTATGCCAGGGAGGTCCACTGTCGAACAAATCTTCACTATGCGCCAGTTAATTGAGAAAACTAGAGAAAACTCAGGAGGAACGCATACGTGGCCTTCGTAG